A single region of the Aptenodytes patagonicus chromosome 7, bAptPat1.pri.cur, whole genome shotgun sequence genome encodes:
- the ANGEL1 gene encoding protein angel homolog 1 isoform X2: MTSLSDLNSAPGVTRCAGQQLTELHALASSELQDHAVTEQAKLPAEETVAAAGSALWAAVVPQTDHQTAGCATIDVEVQNEDPAVLAWSLARDAETVPTEPPAWPIQDTVQFCPFPAEVPYHEILWRDWEDLSVQPCVLEQVSKNTPLFEFRVMSYNILAQDLVEQGLDLYLHCHPDILNWNYRLPNLLQEIQHWDPDVLCLQEVQENHYWEQLEPTFKEMGFACFYKRRTGTKTDGCAVCYKHSRFQLISLSPIEYFRPGLDVLNRDNVGLVLLLQPLLPEGLDLKAVSPLCVANTHVLFNPRRGDIKLAQMALLLAEIDKIAKTAEGSYYPVILCGDLNSVPDSPLYKFIRNGELSYHGMPAWKVSGQEDFSQQLYSRKLLAPLWPSSLGITDNCQYVTLCQPKKLGRRKYSRDFLLQFHFCDVACERPPQLVFLEGVTDAKPDRPAHWPKPAAMVKHPDPQPFIPRSSGVIQHGLNLTSVYSHFLPQRGRPEVTTMPLGLGATVDYIFYSAEPVENRNRGGRRLYQDGALKLLGRLSLLSEDVLLLANGLPNPFCSSDHLCLLASFGLEISSLRER; the protein is encoded by the exons ATGACTAGCCTCAGTGACCTGAATTCGGCTCCAGGAGTCACCCGGTGTGCTGGTCAGCAGCTCACAGAGCTACATGCCTTGGCTTCTTCAGAACTGCAAGATCATGCAGTGACTGAACAGGCAAAATTACCAGCAGAGGAGACAGTGGCTGCAGCAGGCAGTGCCCTCTGGGCAGCTGTGGTGCCACAGACGGATCACCAGACAGCTGGCTGTGCCACTATTGATGTAGAAGTGCAGAATGAAGAcccagctgtgctggcctggAGTTTAGCTCGTGATGCAGAGACAGTGCCAACAGAGCCCCCAGCCTGGCCCATTCAGGATACAGTACAATTTTGTCCTTTCCCGGCAGAGGTACCCTACCATG AGATTTTATGGAGAGACTGGGAGGATCTTTCTGTCCAGCCCTGTGTGCTAGAGCAGGTCTCAAAAAACACTCCTCTCTTTGAATTTCGAGTCATGTCTTACAACATCCTTGCCCAGGACCTGGTGGAGCAGGGCCTTGATCTCTATCTACACTGTCATCCAGACATCCTGAACTGGAACTACCGCCTTCCAAACCTTTTGCAGGAGATCCAGCACTGGGATCCTGAT GTTCTGTGTCTCCAGGAGGTGCAAGAGAACCATTACTGGGAGCAGCTGGAACCAACATTCAAGGAGATGG GCTTTGCATGCTTCTATAAACGGAGAACTGGGACGAAGACAGATGGCTGTGCAGTGTGCTATAAGCACAGCAGGTTCCAGCTGATCAGTCTCAGCCCCATAGAATACTTCCGGCCTGGCCTGGACGTTCTCAATCGGGATAACGTGGGCTTGGTGCTGCTGCTACAGCCTCTGCTCCCGGAGGGCCTAGATCTGAAGGCAGTCAGTCCTTTGTGTGTGGCCAACACTCATGTGTTGTTCAATCCCCGGCGGGGAGATATCAAACTGGCCCAGATGGCCTTGCTCCTAGCAGAGATCGACAAGATTGCAAAAACTGCTGAAGGCAGCTACTATCCTGTCATCTTGTGTGGAGACCTGAACTCTGTACCTGATTCTCCACTCTACAAATTCATCCGGAATGGTGAACTTTCCTACCATGGGATGCCAGCCTGGAAG GTGTCTGGTCAGGAAGACTTTTCCCAACAGTTGTATTCACGGAAACTGCTGGCCCCACTGTGGCCGAGCTCACTGGGTATAACGGACAACTGCCAATATGTTACCCTGTGCCAGCCAAAGAAACTAG GCAGACGTAAGTACAGCCGGGACTTCCTGCTCCAGTTTCATTTTTGTGATGTTGCCTGTGAACGACCACCACAGCTGGTCTTCTTGGAAGGTGTGACAGATGCTAAACCAG ACCGCCCTGCACACTGGCCCAAGCCTGCTGCCATGGTGAAACACCCTGATCCCCAGCCATTCATCCCAAG GTCTTCAGGCGTTATCCAGCACGGCCTCAACTTGACCTCTGTCTACAGCCACTTCCTGCCACAGAGGGGACGCCCGGAGGTCACAACGATGCCCTTGGGGCTTGGAGCCACCGTTGATTATATCTTCTACTCGGCAGAGCCTGTGGAGAATAGGAACAGGGGGG GTCGCAGGCTGTACCAGGATGGAGCCCTGAAGCTGCTTGGCcgcctttcccttctttctgaaGATGTCCTGTTGCTGGCAAATGGCTTACCAAATCCTTTTTGTTCATCTGATCATCTCTGCCTGCTGGCTAGCTTTGGCTTGGAGATCTCCAGCCTCAGAGAGCGTTAG
- the ANGEL1 gene encoding protein angel homolog 1 isoform X1 codes for MIGTVLCYVLLPAARLLRALRDAFFTCRKNVLLAKSTSTQIEGVFAATRGRSAPEEQEALLQQWLEDGAGNLPASESVPAVGKVSVTLTSDWLEGSELLMTSLSDLNSAPGVTRCAGQQLTELHALASSELQDHAVTEQAKLPAEETVAAAGSALWAAVVPQTDHQTAGCATIDVEVQNEDPAVLAWSLARDAETVPTEPPAWPIQDTVQFCPFPAEVPYHEILWRDWEDLSVQPCVLEQVSKNTPLFEFRVMSYNILAQDLVEQGLDLYLHCHPDILNWNYRLPNLLQEIQHWDPDVLCLQEVQENHYWEQLEPTFKEMGFACFYKRRTGTKTDGCAVCYKHSRFQLISLSPIEYFRPGLDVLNRDNVGLVLLLQPLLPEGLDLKAVSPLCVANTHVLFNPRRGDIKLAQMALLLAEIDKIAKTAEGSYYPVILCGDLNSVPDSPLYKFIRNGELSYHGMPAWKVSGQEDFSQQLYSRKLLAPLWPSSLGITDNCQYVTLCQPKKLGRRKYSRDFLLQFHFCDVACERPPQLVFLEGVTDAKPDRPAHWPKPAAMVKHPDPQPFIPRSSGVIQHGLNLTSVYSHFLPQRGRPEVTTMPLGLGATVDYIFYSAEPVENRNRGGRRLYQDGALKLLGRLSLLSEDVLLLANGLPNPFCSSDHLCLLASFGLEISSLRER; via the exons ATGATCGGCACCGTGCTCTGCTACGTGCTGCTGCCAGCGGCGCGGCTCCTCCGGGCCCTCCGAG aTGCTTTCTTTACCTGTCGAAAGAATGTGCTTCTGGCGAAGAGCACGTCCACCCAGATAGAAGGCGTCTTTGCTGCGACCAGAGGAAGGTCGGCCCCAGAAGAGCAAGAAGCCCTTctccagcagtggctggaggaCGGAGCAGGGAATTTGCCAGCCAGTGAGAGTGTCCCAGCAGTGGGGAAAGTATCAGTTACGCTCACTAGCGACTGGTTAGAAGGTTCAGAGCTATTGATGACTAGCCTCAGTGACCTGAATTCGGCTCCAGGAGTCACCCGGTGTGCTGGTCAGCAGCTCACAGAGCTACATGCCTTGGCTTCTTCAGAACTGCAAGATCATGCAGTGACTGAACAGGCAAAATTACCAGCAGAGGAGACAGTGGCTGCAGCAGGCAGTGCCCTCTGGGCAGCTGTGGTGCCACAGACGGATCACCAGACAGCTGGCTGTGCCACTATTGATGTAGAAGTGCAGAATGAAGAcccagctgtgctggcctggAGTTTAGCTCGTGATGCAGAGACAGTGCCAACAGAGCCCCCAGCCTGGCCCATTCAGGATACAGTACAATTTTGTCCTTTCCCGGCAGAGGTACCCTACCATG AGATTTTATGGAGAGACTGGGAGGATCTTTCTGTCCAGCCCTGTGTGCTAGAGCAGGTCTCAAAAAACACTCCTCTCTTTGAATTTCGAGTCATGTCTTACAACATCCTTGCCCAGGACCTGGTGGAGCAGGGCCTTGATCTCTATCTACACTGTCATCCAGACATCCTGAACTGGAACTACCGCCTTCCAAACCTTTTGCAGGAGATCCAGCACTGGGATCCTGAT GTTCTGTGTCTCCAGGAGGTGCAAGAGAACCATTACTGGGAGCAGCTGGAACCAACATTCAAGGAGATGG GCTTTGCATGCTTCTATAAACGGAGAACTGGGACGAAGACAGATGGCTGTGCAGTGTGCTATAAGCACAGCAGGTTCCAGCTGATCAGTCTCAGCCCCATAGAATACTTCCGGCCTGGCCTGGACGTTCTCAATCGGGATAACGTGGGCTTGGTGCTGCTGCTACAGCCTCTGCTCCCGGAGGGCCTAGATCTGAAGGCAGTCAGTCCTTTGTGTGTGGCCAACACTCATGTGTTGTTCAATCCCCGGCGGGGAGATATCAAACTGGCCCAGATGGCCTTGCTCCTAGCAGAGATCGACAAGATTGCAAAAACTGCTGAAGGCAGCTACTATCCTGTCATCTTGTGTGGAGACCTGAACTCTGTACCTGATTCTCCACTCTACAAATTCATCCGGAATGGTGAACTTTCCTACCATGGGATGCCAGCCTGGAAG GTGTCTGGTCAGGAAGACTTTTCCCAACAGTTGTATTCACGGAAACTGCTGGCCCCACTGTGGCCGAGCTCACTGGGTATAACGGACAACTGCCAATATGTTACCCTGTGCCAGCCAAAGAAACTAG GCAGACGTAAGTACAGCCGGGACTTCCTGCTCCAGTTTCATTTTTGTGATGTTGCCTGTGAACGACCACCACAGCTGGTCTTCTTGGAAGGTGTGACAGATGCTAAACCAG ACCGCCCTGCACACTGGCCCAAGCCTGCTGCCATGGTGAAACACCCTGATCCCCAGCCATTCATCCCAAG GTCTTCAGGCGTTATCCAGCACGGCCTCAACTTGACCTCTGTCTACAGCCACTTCCTGCCACAGAGGGGACGCCCGGAGGTCACAACGATGCCCTTGGGGCTTGGAGCCACCGTTGATTATATCTTCTACTCGGCAGAGCCTGTGGAGAATAGGAACAGGGGGG GTCGCAGGCTGTACCAGGATGGAGCCCTGAAGCTGCTTGGCcgcctttcccttctttctgaaGATGTCCTGTTGCTGGCAAATGGCTTACCAAATCCTTTTTGTTCATCTGATCATCTCTGCCTGCTGGCTAGCTTTGGCTTGGAGATCTCCAGCCTCAGAGAGCGTTAG
- the LRRC74A gene encoding leucine-rich repeat-containing protein 74A, whose amino-acid sequence MERFLSEVAVNSSFTEEKKQMNPLLTGGDTENESEKDDEETSNTSESPESVSLADASAEKATQGSDTDLEVEDPEKAFVGIMGTELYLEACRLMEVVPVSHFIQNLAKPYINLNHHGLGPKGVKAIAIALVSNATVTHLELEDNCILAEGAICIAEMLRENSSLQELNISNNHLDTAGAEAIASLLLDNMSCLHTLQLSGNNFGEQTAPYFAEALMGNYQVKELDLSHNEFYEKGGQLLGQMLASNSTLEILDLSWNHLRRQGTVALGTGLRSNSALKILNLSWNGVGNEGALALGEALKVNNVLVHLDISNNQINNKGAKKLCRGLEVNGKLKILKMANNPLTTEGATALVTSVRKNPKSVMEEINISNVLVNETFIKLLDLVCQTHPELDVIYGEVEGCIAKIPKQHPNPMKVIQNYLKEHNLQLWDFFRNIDKDGNMKIPVAAFQRAMMQQSSIPLDRVQIGELVRKLDRNRTGVVDYSHLEEQKLAQKPAEGEIEEEKKEEPSK is encoded by the exons ATGGAAAGATTTCTAAGT GAGGTGGCTGTGAACTCTTcatttacagaagagaaaaagcaaatgaacCCACTGCTCACTGGTGGTGACACGGAGAACGAGTCTGAGAAGGAT GACGAAGAGACGTCCAATACCAGTGAGTCTCCGGAGTCTGTGTCGCTGGCTGATGCCTCAGCAGAGAAGGCCACACAAGGCTCTGACACTGACCTAGAGGTTGAAG ATCCTGAGAAGGCCTTTGTGGGCATTATGGGCACAGAGCTGTACTTGGAAGCATGCAGGCTGATGGAGGTGGTACCTGTCTCACACTTTATTCAGAACTTGGCCAAGCCTTATATAAACCTGAACCACCATGGTCTAGGACCCAAAGGTGTCAAAGCCATTGCTATTGCTCTGGTG TCCAACGCAACCGTCACCCATCTAGAGTTGGAAGACAACTGCATTCTGGCAGAAGGAGCCATATGCATAGCAGAGATGCTACGAGAGAATTCCTCCCTTCAAGAACTG AACATCTCCAATAACCACCTAGACACAGCAGGAGCTGAAGCCATTGCCAGTTTGCTTTTGGATAACATGTCCTGCCTCCATACTCTTCAGCTCTCAG GAAACAACTTTGGAGAGCAGACTGCACCATACTTTGCTGAGGCATTAATG GGCAATTACCAAGTGAAGGAGCTGGATCTCAGCCACAATGAGTTCTATGAGAAGGGAGGACAGCTCCTGGGACAGATGCTCG CCAGCAACTCAACACTGGAGATTCTGGACCTGAGCTGGAACCACCTGAGGAGGCAGGGGACAGTAGCACTGGGCACAGGTCTCAGG AGCAATAGTGCACTGAAAATACTCAACCTTTCTTGGAATGGCGTTGGCAACGAGGGAGCGCTGGCCCTAGGAGAAGCTCTCAAAGTCAATAACGTGCTGGTTCACCTGGACATCAGCAACAACCAGATCAACAACAAGGGAGCCAAGAAGCTCTGCAGGGGccttgaagtcaatggaaaactCAAAATCTTGAAG ATGGCCAATAATCCCCTTACCACAGAAGGTGCCACTGCGCTAGTCACATCTGTCAGAAAGAACCCCAAATCCGTGATGGAGGAGATCAACATCTCG AATGTGTTGGTGAACGAAACTTTCATCAAGTTGCTGGATTTGGTGTGTCAAACGCATCCTGAACTAGATGTCATCTATGGTGAGGTCGAAGGCTGTATTGCCAAGATCCCCAAGCAGCATCCAAATCCCATGAAAGTGATTCAG AACTACTTGAAAGAGCACAACCTACAACTCTGGGACTTTTTTAGGAATATTGACAAGGATGGAAACATGAAGATCCCTGTGGCAGCCTTCCAGAGAGCCATGATGCAG CAATCAAGCATCCCACTGGATCGAGTCCAAATTGGGGAACTAGTGCGCAAGTTAGACCGGAATCGGACAGGGGTCGTGGACTATAG TCACTTAGAGGAGCAGAAGCTGGCACAGAAGCCTGCGGAAGGGGAAAtcgaggaagaaaagaaagaagagccaTCAAAATGA